From Roseburia hominis, the proteins below share one genomic window:
- the saoC gene encoding Cys-Cys-COOH (seleno)protein SaoC codes for MKKKILLLVVVILAGFLIRGKLDEVYEKKQVTAEPGKVTEYTDGTRVGRELTYAENVPEDNKILQVFKAQYPDAEVLVACEEDLTNDDLKDLVVVYTIEEDDIHEGVTDLGNHRHVRLMVVVDSGDGMNYEFTEPIPAPVENQKIQFQNIDKKDEIEFVLQGQKNNKVGYGIFRVADGKTINLFGEGMEDC; via the coding sequence GTGAAAAAGAAGATTTTATTGTTGGTGGTTGTTATTCTGGCAGGTTTCCTGATTCGTGGAAAACTGGATGAGGTATATGAAAAGAAGCAGGTAACGGCAGAACCAGGCAAAGTGACAGAATATACGGATGGAACGAGGGTGGGAAGAGAATTGACCTACGCCGAGAATGTCCCGGAGGATAATAAGATATTACAAGTGTTTAAGGCCCAGTATCCGGACGCGGAGGTACTGGTCGCGTGTGAGGAGGATTTGACGAATGACGACCTGAAGGATTTGGTTGTAGTGTATACGATTGAGGAAGATGATATTCATGAGGGGGTTACTGATCTGGGAAATCACAGGCATGTCAGGTTGATGGTCGTGGTAGATTCCGGAGATGGAATGAATTATGAATTTACGGAGCCGATACCGGCACCTGTGGAGAATCAGAAAATTCAATTCCAGAATATTGACAAAAAAGATGAGATTGAATTTGTCCTTCAGGGACAGAAAAATAATAAAGTAGGTTATGGTATTTTCCGGGTGGCTGATGGGAAAACGATCAATCTGTTCGGAGAAGGGATGGAAGATTGCTGA